In Clostridium sporogenes, one genomic interval encodes:
- the metK gene encoding methionine adenosyltransferase produces MRKLFTSESVTEGHPDKICDQISDAVLDAILDKDPNGRVACETAVTTGMVMVMGEISTKCYVDIPKLVREAIREIGYDRAKYGFDCETCSVITSIDEQSVDIAMGVDEALESKKGEMDKLDAVGAGDQGMMFGFATNETKEYMPMPIEMAHKLSRRLSEVRKSGTLPYLRPDGKTQVTVEYEDGKPVRIDAIVISTQHGPEVSLEQIEKDIKEHVIRVIVPSELLDENTKYFINPTGRFVIGGPQGDSGLTGRKIIVDTYGGYGRHGGGAFSGKDPTKVDRSAAYAARWVAKNLVAAGVADKLEIQLAYAIGVAKPVSISVDTFGTGKMADEEIVSIVNKVFDLRPGAIIRDLDLRRPIYKQVAAYGHFGRTDIDVPWERLDKVEEIKKHI; encoded by the coding sequence GTGAGAAAGTTATTTACATCTGAATCAGTAACAGAAGGACATCCAGATAAAATATGCGATCAAATTTCAGATGCAGTTTTAGATGCTATATTAGATAAAGATCCGAATGGAAGAGTTGCTTGCGAAACAGCAGTTACAACAGGAATGGTAATGGTAATGGGAGAGATATCAACAAAATGTTATGTTGATATACCAAAGTTAGTTAGAGAAGCCATAAGAGAAATAGGATATGATAGAGCTAAATATGGATTTGATTGTGAGACTTGTTCTGTAATAACATCAATAGATGAACAATCAGTAGATATAGCCATGGGTGTTGATGAAGCTTTAGAATCTAAAAAGGGTGAAATGGATAAATTAGATGCTGTAGGTGCTGGAGATCAAGGTATGATGTTTGGCTTTGCTACAAATGAGACTAAAGAATATATGCCAATGCCTATAGAGATGGCTCACAAATTATCAAGAAGATTATCAGAAGTAAGAAAAAGTGGTACATTACCATATTTGAGACCAGACGGTAAAACTCAAGTAACTGTAGAATATGAAGATGGTAAACCTGTAAGAATAGATGCTATAGTTATTTCAACTCAACATGGGCCAGAAGTTTCTTTAGAACAAATAGAAAAAGATATAAAAGAACATGTAATAAGAGTTATAGTACCATCAGAATTATTAGATGAAAATACTAAATATTTTATAAACCCAACAGGAAGATTTGTAATTGGTGGGCCTCAAGGGGATTCAGGATTAACAGGAAGAAAAATAATAGTTGATACTTATGGTGGATATGGAAGACATGGTGGTGGAGCCTTTTCAGGTAAGGATCCAACAAAGGTTGATAGATCTGCTGCATATGCCGCAAGATGGGTAGCTAAAAATTTAGTTGCAGCAGGGGTTGCTGATAAGTTAGAAATTCAGTTAGCTTATGCTATAGGGGTAGCTAAACCAGTATCTATTTCAGTTGATACATTTGGAACAGGTAAAATGGCTGATGAAGAAATAGTTTCAATAGTAAATAAAGTATTTGATTTAAGACCTGGAGCTATAATAAGAGATTTAGACTTAAGAAGACCTATATATAAACAAGTCGCTGCTTATGGACATTTTGGAAGAACGGATATAGATGTACCATGGGAAAGATTAGATAAAGTAGAGGAAATAAAAAAACATATATAA